Proteins found in one Sphingobium sp. V4 genomic segment:
- a CDS encoding acetyl-CoA hydrolase/transferase family protein, protein MTNRIAHGALASKRRSAEDAAALIHDGMTVGMSGFTGSGYPKAVPLALARRITAAHQAGEHFRVKIWTGASTGPELDGALAQADGVEFRLPYNSDPIARERINRGEMHYFDMHLSQVAPMAWQGFLGELDIAVIEVTGVTADGALIPSASVGNNKTWIDRAKGVILEVNRWQNPALEGMHDVYYGTALPPHRIPIPLVRADQRIGQPTFRCDPDKVIALVETDAPDRNAPFSSPDATAHAIAGHLLDFLSHEVRRGRLPASLLPLQSGVGNIANAVLTGLIDAPFENMVAYTEVIQDGMLDLLESGKLRMASATAFSLSPEAATRLNADMARFRDRMILRPQEISNHPELVRRLGCIAMNGLIEADIYGNVNSTHLMGSRIQNGIGGSGDFARNAYLSVFMTPSTAKRGAISAIVPHCSHVDHINQDVQVIVTEQGLADLRGLAPRQRADVIIANCAHPDFRPMLADYYARALKGSFGLQSPMLPGEALAWHQRYIDTGTMRS, encoded by the coding sequence ATGACCAATCGCATCGCCCATGGCGCCCTGGCGTCGAAGCGGCGGTCCGCCGAGGACGCCGCCGCCCTGATCCATGATGGCATGACCGTGGGGATGAGCGGCTTCACCGGATCGGGCTATCCCAAGGCGGTGCCGCTGGCGCTGGCCAGGCGTATCACGGCCGCGCATCAGGCGGGCGAGCATTTCCGCGTGAAAATCTGGACCGGCGCGTCCACCGGCCCCGAATTGGACGGCGCGCTGGCCCAAGCGGACGGCGTCGAATTCCGGCTGCCCTACAATAGCGATCCCATCGCCCGCGAGCGCATCAATCGCGGCGAGATGCACTATTTCGACATGCATCTGAGCCAGGTCGCGCCGATGGCGTGGCAGGGCTTCCTGGGCGAGCTGGACATCGCCGTGATCGAAGTGACCGGCGTCACGGCGGACGGCGCCCTCATCCCTTCCGCGTCGGTCGGCAACAACAAGACCTGGATCGACCGCGCCAAGGGCGTGATCCTGGAGGTCAATCGTTGGCAGAATCCCGCGCTGGAGGGGATGCACGACGTTTATTACGGCACCGCCCTGCCGCCCCATCGCATACCTATCCCACTGGTGCGCGCCGACCAGCGCATCGGCCAGCCGACCTTCCGCTGCGATCCCGACAAGGTGATCGCGCTGGTGGAAACCGACGCGCCCGACCGCAACGCCCCCTTTTCCTCACCCGACGCCACCGCCCATGCGATCGCCGGCCATCTGCTCGATTTCCTGAGCCATGAAGTGCGAAGGGGACGGCTGCCCGCCTCGCTGCTGCCGCTGCAATCGGGGGTCGGCAATATCGCCAACGCCGTGCTGACAGGGCTGATCGACGCCCCGTTCGAAAATATGGTCGCCTATACCGAGGTGATCCAGGACGGGATGCTGGACCTGCTCGAATCGGGCAAGCTGCGGATGGCCAGCGCCACCGCCTTCTCGCTGTCGCCGGAAGCCGCCACCCGTCTCAACGCCGACATGGCTCGCTTCCGCGACAGGATGATCCTGCGACCGCAGGAGATCAGCAACCATCCCGAACTGGTCCGGCGGCTGGGCTGCATCGCGATGAACGGCCTGATCGAGGCCGACATCTACGGCAACGTCAACAGCACCCACCTCATGGGATCGCGCATACAGAACGGCATCGGCGGATCGGGGGACTTTGCGCGCAACGCCTATCTGTCGGTTTTCATGACGCCCTCGACCGCCAAGCGCGGCGCGATCTCGGCGATCGTGCCCCATTGCAGCCATGTCGATCATATCAATCAGGATGTGCAGGTGATCGTGACCGAGCAGGGCCTGGCCGACCTGCGCGGCCTTGCTCCGCGCCAGCGGGCGGACGTCATCATCGCCAACTGCGCCCATCCCGATTTCCGGCCGATGCTGGCGGACTATTATGCCAGGGCGCTAAAAGGCAGCTTCGGCCTGCAATCGCCGATGCTGCCCGGCGAGGCGCTCGCCTGGCACCAGCGCTATATCGATACCGGCACGATGCGGAGTTAG